The Primulina huaijiensis isolate GDHJ02 chromosome 6, ASM1229523v2, whole genome shotgun sequence genomic sequence TGCCGGCAACTCATGAAGATTCTGGAAATTCGATCTAAAAGGGCAGTACTCGCTGCGGGAGGGTTACAGATTGGGAATTGGCATGCACGATCCTCCTATACATCAATCGAATCTCACTTATATGCAGATCTGATGGAGAACTCTCTGTTccctggcaaatctgccaaagATTCAGGTATTTTGGTGGCGAGTTTTTCACGATATCACACCCACAATGATAAATCTTGTGAACCATCACGTCCCTGTACCAAGGTGGTTCCCATTTTGCCATAATTCAGAAGAATCTTATTGTCATGGATTATTATAATGTCTGGCCATAAAGAGTTTATGGAAGAATAATGATGTATGGAGAAGACCGAAGAACTTTAAGATACATGACACACGCGAGGTCTGCTCATGGATACTAGATCATACAAACAGAGAGGAGTTTGAGGACTTCTGCTATCTAGCTTGGGCGATTTGGAATGAGTGATGCAGTAAATTGCATAATAGTGGGAGTAATGAGATGCAAAACCTGAACGTTAATTAATGCGGCTCACTTGTTAGATGAATTCTGTCAAGCTCAGAAGAATGGTTCGACCTCCTGAACGACATGTGCATGGCCCGGCCCAACCACAGGTGCATGGCACTCGCAACATCACTGACAAGAACCACCAGTTGATCACCTTATTTTAGATGTCGATGCTAGTTTCTCAATTATGGGAGACCATTGTGGTGTTGGTGGGGTTCTTCATAATCACGAGGAATAAATGTTGGTGGCATTAGGGCGTGTAATACCAAAGCCTAAAACCATTGTTCTAGGAGAGCTGCTAGTTATTCAAGAAGGCTTCTAGATTGTCCGAGACAAAGGCTTCCATCAAGTGATCTTATTTTCAAATTCACTCTTTGCAGTACAAATAGTCACGAAGCCAAGGGATGATCTCAGCTACGCAGGTTCATGCGTTTCAGATATTTACGACATGATTACAAATTTATCAATAACCTCCTTCTCTCATGTAAGAAGGACGACTGACGAAGTTGCTCattttttagcaatttttttttgttcttctctTGATCCTTTTTTATTGGATGCCTCTTGTAACGAAAGACATTCAGTGATATCaataaaagttaaaattttaatcgtcaaaaaacaattattattagggaaaaaatattttaaatttttacttcTTGAGATTTGTTCCTTTAAATAGCTAACATGATATCGTAAGTTGTTGTTGTTGTAACACCAAATTTATGGATGTGACACCGGATCAGTACTTCGCCAAAATagaaccaattttttttttttttttaaaaatagaggATCAAGATTTAATTTTACTATTTGCAGAAAAAAAAGAGGCAAATTTAGAGGACTTTCCCTTATTATTATTGTCACCTCGCAGATCCAGATCAGAAAAATAGCCAAATTTGTCATCTAAATTAttcatttcagattttgatCCTTTAAATAGCCAAATAAAATCTTGATCCTTAAATTGAGTTATATATAATTTgtctattttttgttttggtattCTGGGTGGTCAAAGTTGGGTTGTGATCTTGTGAATTATATTTTGTTGTTCTtagtcatatatattttatcggAATACCGACGTAATATTAGAAATTAGTGACacgacataaaaaaattaatgacatatTCAATTAGATATAAGTATTCAAATGaaaaaaatcccaaaaacaACATAATCTAATTCACAATACCACAACCCAACTTTGACCACTCAGaataccaaaacaaaaaaatagacAAATTTAGAGAATCATTTAGGAAATATTCCATATCCAATTCTACATTCTGGCAACTGCACAAcagattttttaaacaattattcGGTATCCCTGCTCGTTTTACAATAATGAttaaatttcttataaattaatttaagtagtattTATAAGGAACAGTTTTGGGATcgatatactaatttttttaaataaaacgtGCCtccaaattaaataagaaatttttttattttaaaaatagatcTGAAATATACATATggtcgataaaaaaaaaagttacgtATATTAGATTTATTTGTGTGCGAAGTTGAAATTCCTTTTGTAGTGGAAGAACCTCCCAATTATGTCAGATGTCCCAATCTGTTATCGTGCATTCTAAGTAGTTGAAACCATTTAAGTAAATGTTTTGATTTTCAAACaatcattttttaattatttacgtAACAGCGATTGAGTCATTACCAGCTATAATCGGCGCCAATTGTTCCATCCTAAAATACATgttaaatcaatttaaatatattattttattatattatattatacatataaatgATGAAATTGTTCGTGAGCACATGAGAAATCATGTCATCAAGGGAAACGGAAAGAGAGGGATTCGAATCCTCGTACTGGATCTTCTCTGTTTTCAAAGGCTGTTACCGTTAAGTCGGAGGCTGGGCTAGGGGACAAGTGACTCTAGAGTATTCTGACACTAGCGGTTAACGTTCCAAAAGAAATATTCTTATTATTGCTTCGACTCATATTCCGCAAAAAGTGGATCCCGctcttattttaataaaaatatttatacattttaatactactaaaatattatatttttaaaaaacacaaGGTATACGCCAGAATAGCTCAAGACCGGTGCTGGCACGttctaaataaattttttaaaatttaaggcaaaaaaaaaatgtaaataaataaaagtaaaaacttgtgtgagacggtctcacatgttgtattttgtgatacatatattttatttgggttattcatgaaaaaagtattacttttaatgttaagagtattactttttattgtgaatatcagtagggttgacccgtctaacaaataaagattcgtgagaccgtcttactcataaataaaagaaaagcatttaaaatttaaggccaaaaaaaaaaatgtaaatagaTAAAAGAAAAGCGTCCGAGCATAATAGAACGAACGAGTTCAGCGAACCATACAACTATAAAAGCTTCCTCTGCCTCAGTAAATCTTACTAACGAAATCAAGATTTCATCAATGGCGAAAACCGCCACCGCCACCTTCATCGTCCTCCTCCTCACCGCCACCCACCTGTATCAGACATCCGCCGCTAGCCCAATAAAAACGGTGGTGATACTAATAATGGAGAACCGCTCATTCGACCACATGCTAGGATGGATGAAGAAGCTCAACCCTGAAATCAATGGCGTCGATGGCTCTGAATCCAATCCTCTCAACACAACTGATCCGAATTCAGCTAAGATTTTCTTTGGAAATCAATCCCATTTCGTCGACCCCGATCCGGGCCACTCATTTCAGGCCATTAGAGAGCAGATTTTTGGATCAGCTGACACTTCTGCTGACCGGCCCCCCATGAATGGGTTTGCTCAGCAAGCTTTATCCATGGATCCTAAGATGCCACAGAGTGTCATGAATGGATTTTTTCCTGAGAAGGTCTCTTTTCGTTACTTTTTTGTCAGTTGTTTGGTTCTACATTTGTCGTCTTTGATTGAAAATAAACTTGTCGGAGAACAGCTGGCTGGTTTTTGTatgaattttttgatttttttctgttgacttttttgttttcttatgTGGGCATTTTCGTTTGTTGGCAATAATTGATTTAAAGCTTCGAAGTTAGGCAAAAGTTGCAAGCTTTTTATGCTCTGCATTCGGCCATAATGTTGCTTTTTGCTATTTGTTTGCACTTTCTTTAAGATCAACGTAGAGGCAAGTTGTAATGTtgctttttttccttttctcttctgtataaaaatatctttcACACTGAATATCTTATTGGAATGTATATGTTTGTGAGATTGATACAGGGTGGACGAGAATTAAATACACAACttttaaaaacattaaattttaaattttttattggaGCGAACCTGATGAGTGAAATTCTGCACTCAGGTTGCTGTGTACGAGTCGTTAGTATCCGAATTTGCAGTGGTGGATAGGTGGTTTGCCTCCGTACCAGCATCTACCCAGCCAAACCGTCTATACGTCCATTCGGGCACCTCCCATGGCGCCACGTCGAACGTGCCAGCACAGCTCGCAAAAGGCTTCCCGCAACGCACCATATTTGATGATCTTTATGATGCCGGGATATCATTTGGAATATACTTCCAAAACATTCCAGCCACACTCTTCTACAGAAACTTGAGAAAACTCAAATATCTTACGAAGTTTCATCCCTACGACTTGACGTTCAAGAATGATGCCAAAAACGGAAATTTACCGGGCTACGTCGTTGTCGAGCAACGATACACAGATTCAAAGATTGAGCCTGCTAACGATGATCATCCATCGCATGATGTGTATCAGGGGCAGATGTTTGTGAAGGAGGTGTATGAGACAATTAGGGGCAGTCCTCAGTGGAATGAAACTCTGTTTGTGATTACATATGATGAACATGGAGGTTTCTATGATCATGTACCGACGCCGAATCATGGGATTCCGAGCCCGGATGGGATTGTGGGGCCTGAgccatttttcttcaattttgaCAGATTGGGAGTTCGAGTTCCTGCCATCCTTATTTCTCCTTGGATTGAAAAGGGCACTGGTGAGTTTAGTCTGTTTCTCGTTACTACTACTTTGAAGGTCATTCTTGATTTGAATAGAATTCTAgattgtgatttttttgttcTGATCATGGAAAGTGATCCACTTCACCATCATCTCTCGCACCATAAACAAAAAGAACATAAGAAGAAGAGGTTAAAGAGCAAAATATCCTTCC encodes the following:
- the LOC140978698 gene encoding non-specific phospholipase C2, whose amino-acid sequence is MAKTATATFIVLLLTATHLYQTSAASPIKTVVILIMENRSFDHMLGWMKKLNPEINGVDGSESNPLNTTDPNSAKIFFGNQSHFVDPDPGHSFQAIREQIFGSADTSADRPPMNGFAQQALSMDPKMPQSVMNGFFPEKVAVYESLVSEFAVVDRWFASVPASTQPNRLYVHSGTSHGATSNVPAQLAKGFPQRTIFDDLYDAGISFGIYFQNIPATLFYRNLRKLKYLTKFHPYDLTFKNDAKNGNLPGYVVVEQRYTDSKIEPANDDHPSHDVYQGQMFVKEVYETIRGSPQWNETLFVITYDEHGGFYDHVPTPNHGIPSPDGIVGPEPFFFNFDRLGVRVPAILISPWIEKGTVVHGPNGSPYATSEYEHSSIPATVRKIFNLSSPPLTNREKWAGTFEGILNKRSTPRTDCPVKLPTPVKIREGEANEDAKISEFQQELIQLAAVLRGDNILTSNLGIFGKEMTVREAKKYMEDSVQSFLEAGFAALKLGVDDEQTVKMRPSLSTRLSKP